The proteins below are encoded in one region of Sporosarcina sp. FSL K6-1508:
- a CDS encoding ROK family transcriptional regulator yields MRQGTFQWMKSVNKSIILNKIRTDAPISRAQIAKETKLTPPTVSSNMKELIDQGIVIESKLGESQGGRKPTMLLINNQEFYVVGVDAGPEMIECILTDLSGKILKRISSKMTTPLTNDQFLIILKDCIRNCIIDISATSKKIIGIGVAMHGVVDVETGTSLFAPILRLTNIPIKEELEKEFGLEVKVENDARAMALGESWFGEHGDLTSMLVVNIGRGVGAGLVIDRKLYHGAQDIAGEVGHMIIDLHGEICECGNRGCLQTFATGPAIARRAMKELTIDSITAEKVYELAVSGNEEFAIILKETGRVIGIGLTNLIHIINPQKIVLGGGVTKAQELIFPVVLKTIEQCALTPKAKQTEVTITKLGDDATLIGAVSLLLVDVFEPN; encoded by the coding sequence ATGCGGCAAGGCACATTCCAGTGGATGAAATCAGTAAATAAGTCCATTATTTTAAATAAAATTCGGACGGATGCACCCATCTCTAGGGCTCAAATTGCCAAAGAGACTAAATTAACGCCACCAACGGTTAGTAGTAATATGAAAGAGTTAATTGACCAAGGGATTGTAATAGAAAGCAAGCTTGGTGAGTCTCAAGGTGGTCGAAAGCCAACGATGCTCTTAATTAATAACCAAGAATTCTATGTAGTAGGCGTAGATGCGGGTCCGGAAATGATAGAGTGTATCCTTACCGATTTATCGGGGAAAATCCTGAAACGAATTTCAAGTAAGATGACCACGCCATTAACGAATGACCAATTTCTCATTATTTTAAAAGACTGTATTCGTAATTGTATAATAGACATTTCTGCTACAAGTAAAAAAATTATTGGTATAGGCGTAGCGATGCATGGAGTTGTGGACGTAGAAACAGGTACATCTTTGTTTGCTCCTATTTTAAGACTGACAAATATTCCGATCAAAGAAGAATTGGAAAAAGAATTTGGACTAGAAGTTAAAGTAGAAAATGATGCGCGTGCAATGGCATTAGGAGAATCCTGGTTTGGCGAACACGGTGATTTAACGAGTATGCTGGTTGTGAATATTGGACGAGGTGTTGGTGCTGGTCTTGTCATTGACAGAAAGCTATACCATGGAGCACAAGATATTGCTGGTGAAGTAGGTCATATGATAATCGATTTACATGGGGAAATTTGCGAATGTGGTAATCGTGGATGTTTACAAACGTTTGCAACAGGACCGGCGATTGCTAGGAGAGCAATGAAAGAATTGACGATTGATTCAATCACTGCAGAGAAAGTCTATGAATTAGCTGTGAGTGGTAATGAAGAATTTGCGATTATACTAAAGGAAACTGGAAGAGTGATTGGGATAGGATTAACAAATTTAATACATATTATTAATCCGCAAAAAATTGTGCTTGGTGGAGGAGTAACAAAAGCTCAAGAGCTTATTTTTCCAGTTGTACTTAAAACGATTGAACAATGTGCATTGACACCAAAAGCGAAACAAACTGAAGTCACCATAACAAAACTGGGTGATGATGCAACACTTATTGGCGCTGTTTCTTTACTGTTAGTTGATGTATTTGAACCTAATTAA
- a CDS encoding peptide ABC transporter substrate-binding protein: MKNYKFIWLISILLVISGFLAACGDKKESADTADGAGKKATEGSGKDVPQVLNLIEIAEIASADSAIAEDALSTKVLNNVMEGLYRVNQEGLLAPAMAEAEPEISADGMTYTFKIRDAQWSNGTPVTAHDFVYAWQRAIDPDMASPYGPYLMAGMIKNATEIGEGKAEIEELGVKATDDKTLVVKLERPVAYFLSLTSFATFLPVNEEFVTAQGDNYATNSDAMIYNGPFSLADWDGTDNWKYVKNDAYWDVASVKLDEILVDIVKETSTAVKLYEQGKKDRVILSAEYAMQYADDPNIINEVETAVFYFKMNQLRDGKPTPLANADIRKAIARAFNKEELADAVLANGAKAANFLVANDFTLDENGKDFRDYSKDFAVYDVEEAQAFWKKGLKALGKDKVTIELLGGDTENSKKQQEWYKSELERNLPGLTIKLKEVPSAVRLELDDTSNYDIQASGWGPDFQDPISFMELFVTESPQNKMGYSNPIYDELIESTKTTYANDPIKRFEVFAEAEKILLEDDAAIAPTYQRGGMFLRNPAVKGIAINPFGSDFTYKWMYIEATGK, encoded by the coding sequence TTGAAGAATTACAAATTTATTTGGTTGATTAGTATTTTACTTGTGATTAGTGGGTTCCTAGCGGCGTGTGGTGACAAAAAAGAAAGCGCTGACACTGCTGATGGAGCTGGAAAAAAGGCGACAGAAGGATCAGGTAAAGATGTGCCACAAGTTCTAAATTTGATTGAAATAGCAGAAATTGCGTCTGCCGACTCAGCAATTGCTGAAGATGCATTAAGTACCAAAGTACTGAACAACGTAATGGAAGGACTTTATCGTGTGAATCAAGAAGGTTTACTAGCGCCAGCAATGGCTGAAGCAGAACCTGAAATAAGTGCAGATGGAATGACGTATACGTTCAAAATCCGTGATGCCCAATGGTCGAATGGAACACCTGTAACTGCCCATGACTTTGTATATGCTTGGCAACGCGCTATCGATCCTGATATGGCTTCACCTTACGGACCGTATTTAATGGCGGGTATGATTAAAAATGCAACCGAAATTGGTGAAGGGAAAGCAGAAATAGAGGAGCTTGGGGTTAAAGCTACAGACGATAAAACACTTGTCGTTAAACTTGAACGCCCAGTTGCTTACTTCCTTTCACTGACTTCCTTCGCGACATTTTTACCAGTTAACGAAGAATTCGTAACTGCCCAGGGTGATAATTACGCAACTAACTCTGACGCAATGATATATAACGGTCCTTTCTCATTAGCAGATTGGGACGGGACTGATAACTGGAAATACGTAAAAAATGACGCGTATTGGGATGTTGCTAGTGTGAAACTTGATGAAATTCTTGTTGATATTGTTAAAGAAACTTCAACAGCAGTAAAACTATATGAACAAGGCAAGAAAGATCGTGTAATACTGAGTGCAGAATATGCAATGCAGTATGCTGATGATCCAAACATTATCAATGAGGTTGAAACGGCTGTTTTCTACTTCAAAATGAACCAACTGCGTGATGGTAAACCGACGCCACTTGCAAATGCTGACATTCGTAAAGCAATTGCAAGAGCGTTCAATAAAGAGGAACTTGCAGATGCAGTCTTGGCGAATGGAGCTAAAGCCGCTAATTTCCTAGTTGCAAATGACTTCACGCTTGATGAAAATGGTAAAGATTTCCGTGACTACAGTAAGGATTTTGCTGTTTACGATGTTGAAGAAGCACAAGCATTTTGGAAAAAAGGGCTAAAAGCACTCGGGAAAGACAAAGTAACAATTGAACTCCTTGGTGGAGATACTGAAAACTCTAAGAAACAACAAGAGTGGTACAAATCAGAACTAGAAAGAAACCTACCAGGTTTGACAATCAAACTGAAAGAAGTACCTTCGGCGGTACGTCTTGAACTTGATGACACTAGTAATTATGATATCCAAGCATCTGGATGGGGACCTGACTTTCAGGATCCAATTTCATTCATGGAGTTATTTGTAACTGAAAGTCCGCAGAATAAAATGGGTTACTCAAATCCAATTTATGACGAACTTATTGAATCTACAAAAACAACTTATGCAAATGATCCAATCAAACGTTTTGAAGTGTTTGCGGAAGCCGAAAAAATTCTTCTGGAAGATGACGCGGCTATCGCGCCGACGTATCAACGCGGTGGAATGTTCCTTAGGAACCCAGCTGTAAAAGGGATTGCTATCAACCCATTCGGTAGTGACTTTACCTATAAGTGGATGTATATAGAAGCTACAGGAAAGTAG
- a CDS encoding ROK family protein produces the protein MGVDIGGTKIATVIIDQYGEIYKRSEVASDPSDKEKMFQQVIKSIEMVLKGSKVQLNDIKGMGVGVPGKIDRENGIAIFQNNLPWRDFPIVSRLQDYFSFTNIVIDNDVYMATYAEWKVSNTNKQDTFVYLTISTGISCAIIHQGSFIRGNGFAGELGLFPVLAGQSLNGFENLEKSASGPAIKKLAEKRLNTPNLTTSEFFLKYEDNDKEAKVLMNEVVGSLAHGIYSIICLLDPHSIVLGGGVINKNPFLLDLIKESLKQYLIPEQQNSLERLYISKLKSDSGIVGAGLKGLSS, from the coding sequence TTGGGTGTTGATATTGGTGGTACAAAAATTGCCACAGTGATAATTGATCAATATGGAGAAATATATAAACGTTCAGAAGTAGCAAGTGATCCATCGGATAAAGAAAAAATGTTTCAACAAGTTATCAAAAGTATTGAAATGGTGTTAAAAGGTTCAAAAGTGCAACTTAATGACATCAAAGGTATGGGTGTAGGCGTACCGGGAAAAATAGATCGTGAGAATGGGATAGCGATTTTTCAAAACAATTTACCGTGGAGGGACTTTCCAATTGTAAGTCGTTTACAAGATTACTTTTCGTTTACAAACATTGTAATCGATAACGATGTATATATGGCTACATATGCAGAATGGAAAGTATCAAACACAAATAAACAGGACACATTTGTATATTTAACAATTAGTACAGGAATTTCCTGTGCGATCATTCATCAAGGTTCGTTTATACGCGGGAATGGTTTTGCAGGTGAGCTTGGTTTGTTTCCAGTTTTGGCAGGACAATCATTAAATGGGTTTGAAAACTTAGAAAAGTCAGCCTCAGGCCCTGCAATAAAAAAACTTGCTGAAAAGCGATTAAACACTCCTAATCTTACAACAAGTGAATTTTTCTTGAAATATGAAGATAATGATAAAGAAGCAAAAGTGTTAATGAATGAAGTGGTCGGATCTTTAGCGCATGGAATATATTCAATTATATGTTTGTTAGATCCACACAGTATTGTTCTCGGTGGTGGAGTCATTAATAAAAATCCTTTTCTATTGGATTTAATAAAAGAATCATTGAAACAATATTTAATCCCTGAACAGCAGAATAGCCTAGAACGCTTATATATAAGTAAATTGAAAAGTGATTCAGGAATTGTAGGCGCCGGTTTAAAAGGATTGAGTAGTTAA